The Watersipora subatra chromosome 1, tzWatSuba1.1, whole genome shotgun sequence genome has a window encoding:
- the LOC137385327 gene encoding uncharacterized protein, whose amino-acid sequence MALQYIALCLLLSAGCTLGVFWLEGPESGIKDDSPSHVVCPNGYYAAECHCHDASICDGTRLYTDNTRKCTAFKRWSVRGKVKAMVQCKSATGYDIKVMYHLTSPDNAIKCPEGFAMEFCTKNDKWSHFRNTVLFYTLTEDDITCGWKKASGTLNYDILMSVVCIIEPQSEEIKTELHFLE is encoded by the exons ATGGCGCTTCAATACATTGCTCTCTGCCTTCTGCTCTCAGCTGGCTGTACTTTAG GTGTGTTTTGGTTAGAAGGTCCTGAAAGTGGTATCAAAGATGATTCACCTTCCCATGTCGTCTGCCCAA ATGGATACTACGCAGCTGAGTGTCATTGTCATGATGCAAGTATTTGTGATGGAACTCGTCTATACACTGATAATACAAGAAAATGCACCGCCTTCAAACGATGGAGCGTCAGAGGGAAAGTTAAA GCAATGGTACAGTGTAAGTCAGCAACAGGATATGACATCAAAGTGATGTACCATCTTACATCACCAGACAATGCTATCAAGTGTCCTGAAGG GTTTGCCATGGAGTTTTGTACAAAGAATGACAAATGGTCTCATTTTAGAAACACCGTTTTGTTTTACACGCTAACTGAGGATGACATTACATGTGGTTGGAAGAAAGCATCAGGAACCCTCAATTACGACATACTCATGTCTGTAGTTTGTATCATAGAACCACAATCTGAAGAGATAAAAACTGAGTTGCATTTTTTGGAATGA